CGTCGTCACCTTGggcatggaagaaaaaaaatcattagaaacacgtttcttttctcttatgTTCTAAATAGGCAACAGGCGAAACTCTAAAACATGAACCATCTGTTTGATGACCGTAGGTTTTTGGGTGGAGAAGCCGCAGGGTGTTCGACGTGAAGAGATTaagagaaataataatagaggTGCTTTTTTATTGATTGGATGAGAGAACATGCTCATATATATTGCGGTTAACCAACGATTCGTTCAAGGATCACGATCGTGATGGGTTACGAATATGAAAGGAGTTAACGAAACGACCGTTGCCAGCACAACACGACGGTCTTGCAAAATATTGCCAAATGAAGTAACcctaaaaaaatgatgaaccAACAAAGACAATGTATTTCCATTCTCTAACCATGCGAATAATGAAGACCGCTCTtgttccgtttcttttttctttcttcttcgatATTCTGATACAGTAATTTTACCATCGATTTATGACAATAAAAATACTCAAACGAAATGATAACACAATGATATTGATAAAAGTTTCCAAGTAGCAAGAAAAAAGTGTTGTTTGATGTAATGAAATTCTAATGACAGGGTCAGGGGAAACGTGTCAAAAGTGTACGTGTGTTGGAAAGAAGAACTACGTAGGGCCGACGTTTTGGCGTACATTGTTCTTCTAAATCGTGATTTCTTCATCGTTTTCCTAAATGTTTCGTCGTGGCTTTCTTACATGATCCAACAGGTATACAATATAAATAATGAAACTTGAAATTGATATCTTAAAAGTAAAAACTGTAACATAATGTCTGCTGTCGCTTACTCATTGCTGGTAACAATAAAAGTGACAGAGGTAAAACAATGAAACGAACAacccttgtttcttttcaagacTGGGGCAAGAAACGATTCATTTAGCTGATAATTCAGAAGAAAGTCTATAATTAATAATTAGTGATCGATGAAGAGTTCAGGGAGGAGAGGCTTCATcgtatttctctcttttcctgATTATACTGAACAACAATACGGGAAAAAGAGGAGAATCACGTGGGACTATAGGTATGTTTTCTCTCTATATATAACTCGCCGACAACGAACAAGACACAGCACGGAATGAGTGGGTGAGGAGGGATGAAAGCGGAAATAAGAACGAGACAGAGAGATCGAGACGAGTTGGTGGCGTAACTGTTGGTACTATGTGCAACGTCACATCTACAAGTGACTGATCCAACTCGATTCTCCAAACTTGGGTTTAgaaaagactaaaaaaaagacCACTCTAATTGATTACATGATACTTATCTCGCTCTCTGTCGTCTCAGGAACATGGAATTTCTGGGGACATGGAGAAGGGTAGTAGGACAGGAATTGGGAGATAATTAAAAAGATACACACAGAAGAGGAGATAGATGTACACATTGACGCAAAACGGAAAGGAAACCAAAAGAAGACAGTGAAACAAATTAGGAAAAACAAGTCTTTCGATTTCCCATTCGCTGTTGGGTTTatatctgtttttcttctgcccCTCTTTTACTTGCTGAATGCTtgaaaccataaaaaaaaggcaaataaatACGGGAATGATTGGAAACGAGTACGGACGCTGAAACGACGAGACTTTTGATAGTCAATTTCTCATTTTGTGTCTgcagcctttctttttctgtttaatcTTTCTTGTCTCCATCGTCGGGCTCCTTCAGCGTGTGCCACTGGGCGATGGGACGCCGGGGCGAGGCCAACATGTCCGACCAATGACGCAGTTCGGTGCCAGAAGCGTTGCAACCGAGGAGGACTTTTCCGATGGGATCGGACGTACCGATGCGATCGTAATCCACGACAGTCACTACCAGTTGCACTTTCTATTAACGTCACACACAATTGATTAGCTCCCATCAGTTAGGTTAGAAAACGACGTCGTACCTGAATCTGCTCGAAGGGCACCTCAAAGGTAAAGGATTCGTTATAGTAAGGATTGAGAGTGCACTTTTTGAtgctcgtcttcttcttctttaatcGTTTGCCGTTCTGCATCAGAGCGATCTTGACGTAAGGATCTACGtaattaagaagaaaaatgttattttaaagTTCGAGATatccaatttttattttaagggCTTGCCCGAAAGACCACCGACATCCATTTTCTTCAGGTTCTTGGCTTCCAAGACAACGACAGTCAGTTTTCCGGCCGTCGGAACGTAGCGGAGAGAGAAGCAAATGTCACCCAACTTGTTTTCCTGCACGCCGGACGACAGGACATGGTAAgaaacgcgaaaaaaaaaaaaatgtagagcgtgaatttcaaatcatttttgatcATTTCTTCCGATCGAAAAGATAATCGTAATAATAGGACGATGATAGAAGACAGACAGAGAATTGCGATTTGTTTGAGACAGGGtgtgagagagagatagagacTAAATGAATATAAGAGAATAAAGAGAGAGTGAATTTCGATTCCTTTGCGTTTcctaagagaaaaaagaaatcagacCAAGATACCCTTATCTACTGTCAATCAAATAAAGTGTCCCTATCATTAAAAATAGCTATTGCGTATAAGTGATGGTGAACGTATGCAGAGAGaataagagagaaagagaaaaaggagaatgtcgtatgaataaggaaaaatatGTGTAGAAAAATATCTAAGTATATCATTCACAGgatcgaaagaaaaataagaggtAGAATAGTTAAAAGAGTGAGATATTGTGAATAGAGAATaataaatgttgtttttagAAAGGcataaaaggaagaaataaaaaagtttcaaaaatgCTTCCGTTCAATACTTACGAGTAGAGAGTGATCATTTTGAGAGCATGAGGATGAACATAATTGTGTTTGTCAGGCCCGCGGGATCACAATTCAGCGCAGGTGAAAACGTTCCGTAACATcacaaatgatttttttttttttttatcatgtaaatttttttttcatttttttttttgaaggattttttttgtttttcatttgtgagttatgtttttttttttcagaatgaGACCCGCGCGCGCGTTtcaataaaaaggaaaaaagaaaaaaagaaaaatatatataagaaaaatagagaaatTGATAAAGAGAAACAGTCAATCATAATCAATAAGAAATTCTCGTTCGCATTAATGCCACCAAGCAATCATGAGCCATTCAAAAATAGTTGTCAACATTTaaaatcatcatcaacagCGGCACTCGATCATGTCTGCAATCGGTCATACGTTTGACTGAAATACATGAAACACAAACCATTCGATCTCAATTTGTGTTTTGACACATTTCAATCTCATACCGATTCTCATGCTTTTGGTCAGtgcatttttcaataacaTTCCCAATCGATTTCAATCCTTTTGAGCACAGTTGATGATGACGGCAGCATACCCGAATTATAAATATAAAGATCGATTGTAAAATGTAGGAATAATCATTCTTGACAGCCATGCAACATGCCATCGCGTACCAAACAGGGaatattttgttcaaaaagaGAGCATTACCCAAACAAAACTACAAGatgttttgcaaaaaaaaacagttaagaAAACTATTATCTATTCGCTCGTTCCATTTCTATTGGACTTTCGACTAACTAAGTCTATGGAGGGCGAGATGATCATAACTAATCTACCAACTCGTTCTATTAGATATATAGCTATAATGTAACTAATCTTTGCTAGATCGGCTAAAGAGATCATACTTTTGCATATAAAAGGATTCTGATGTCGTTGCTACGGCtaagaaaaggaaagggaaaggCAGCGGAGGAATGGAATGgttccaaacaaaaatgactAGCCGACAACGCAACCGACCGAAAATTGATTCGGAAGTCTAACGTCGTCATTATACCGTTGGGGtatatttccattttttttttttttttttttggctatttctTGGCTCTCATGCTTcatcactttgttttttttttataagtcAAGTCTTGGTACAACTGTTTGACAGTTGCACTTTGCCAAAGCACACACAACAAATGACGTCAAAGGTGGAAGAGAGGCCGAAATAAACAGAGTGATCACCAAAGAGGTAAAGAAGGGGTTTTGTAGCTGCCGAtcaaaaaagataaaaacccaaaaatgaaaataatgacTCCCACCTGTCCGCCCTCGCCTTCGACGCTCGTCACCTCGGCCCATTCTTCAATGGTTTGGGCAAGGTCGACTTGGCAGAGTGGCACTTTGACTTCACCGATCTGGTCGTGTTTGGAGAAGCGGTCAAAGTCGTAGATGGCAAACACGAGCGTTTTCGCCATGGCGTCGGCGTACGGGACCTATCCCCGTGGGACAATTGAATTCGTGAGCATTCGTGCAAAACAGAACACGCCCGTTTCTCTCACCTTGAAAGTGAAACTTTCGTTAAAGACGGGATTGAGGGTTTTGCGGTGGACTTTGGtttcaaatttcttcttcttgtcggGAAGGAGGTAAACTTTGACGTAAGGATCGGAAGTGCCTCCCATGTCGAGGGCTGGAAGTTCTTCCGCTTGGTGAACGGTGACGACGAGGTTGCTCTGGTTGAAATCGTACTCGAGCTTGTACTGCAATTTGCCCAGTTTCtgttcttccttcttttcacCTTCGACGGCGATATCCTCGACGTTGTCGGTCAGTTCATCCATGTCAGGTTGAACCTGGCAACCGGAATGCGTTTAGTTTTTCTTCCCATTAAACTTGGATTCAACAGTACACACCTTTTCTTTGTAGGCGTTGCCGAGGAGTTGAACCGACTTGAGGTCGACGGCTCCTTTGAGTCCTTTTTTGGCATCTTTGGGCCTCCGTTTGCGACAGCACCGCCGGATGCAGCAGAACGCTATCAGCAAGATTACCAGGGCCACTACTGTGAACGGTAAATATAATTGGCCAGCACGCAAAATGGTTTATATCTCGTCgcaatttaattttgttttactcgcaagaaaaaaaaaaagaaatgcaaaaaccCACCCGTTCAAAACTgccagaattttttaaaaacagaaatcgACAtctagaaagaagaaacatcaAACTTGGAACTACCAAATGTTCCACCCTCTAGCCCGCTAAAGACATCGAACGCATGCGAGCCATTCATTGCCGCGTTTTAACACACAGTGCGTTAGGACACATTCagaagaaacaaacgaaaaacataaaatcacACAAACTTACCAATGCCGATGCAGTAGAGTGCCCAGACGGGCATGCCCATTTCCTTGGCAATCTTGGCTATTTCTTCCCTGGCTATTTCGCTCGCATCGCTGCCCGCACTTTTGGTGGGCGGCGCAGATGGTTCACTTTCGGCTGTCACTCCGGCTGCACCTGCACCATTTGCAATCATTGAATGAAAGCTGTTATAaatattaatattttaaaaccaAAGGACGCAGCATCA
This genomic stretch from Daphnia carinata strain CSIRO-1 chromosome 4, CSIRO_AGI_Dcar_HiC_V3, whole genome shotgun sequence harbors:
- the LOC130687238 gene encoding synaptotagmin 1-like; amino-acid sequence: MAPKVPDEKSTVMEDIRMETSSPFSSSATSSAPFASSSIAGAAGVTAESEPSAPPTKSAGSDASEIAREEIAKIAKEMGMPVWALYCIGIVVALVILLIAFCCIRRCCRKRRPKDAKKGLKGAVDLKSVQLLGNAYKEKVQPDMDELTDNVEDIAVEGEKKEEQKLGKLQYKLEYDFNQSNLVVTVHQAEELPALDMGGTSDPYVKVYLLPDKKKKFETKVHRKTLNPVFNESFTFKVPYADAMAKTLVFAIYDFDRFSKHDQIGEVKVPLCQVDLAQTIEEWAEVTSVEGEGGQENKLGDICFSLRYVPTAGKLTVVVLEAKNLKKMDVGGLSDPYVKIALMQNGKRLKKKKTSIKKCTLNPYYNESFTFEVPFEQIQKVQLVVTVVDYDRIGTSDPIGKVLLGCNASGTELRHWSDMLASPRRPIAQWHTLKEPDDGDKKD